In the Ruminococcus sp. OA3 genome, one interval contains:
- a CDS encoding phosphoadenosine phosphosulfate reductase family protein, whose product MKQTKKNSKEVYHSRVYTERPAYADFDAPGKFQAIQSIIARRLKEHPNAICSYSGGSDSDIMVHLVESTRELFGLPKIKYVFFNTGLEMRATKDHVRATAEKYSIEIEECRPKVNIVQASRKYGIPFVSKIMSAGLEGWQKKEIPLSIADEFEKAEDKAAKRKELKERYPKCESVINFLCCCNSAGEPRPNIQLVINSSKYMRDFISEYPPDFKISAKCCDYCKKQVAHRVQKNYDMIITGERRDEGGMRSVPRKDSTSMCFTETSSGQHRLRPLYYVTDADKDWYKDFYGIKYSDAYEVYGLTRTGCCGCPISYKAVEDLEKIRQYEPNVVKAAYNIFGKSYEYRKSYNDYKENRRKAEKEAKNRMEDQNVEGQMSLADIPEYLWCRDVND is encoded by the coding sequence ATGAAACAGACAAAGAAAAATAGCAAGGAAGTATATCATTCGAGAGTATATACGGAACGTCCAGCATACGCTGACTTTGACGCGCCGGGTAAATTCCAGGCAATACAGTCAATCATTGCAAGGAGGTTGAAAGAGCATCCGAATGCAATATGCTCGTATTCTGGTGGGAGCGATAGCGATATTATGGTGCATCTTGTTGAGAGTACGCGTGAACTTTTTGGCTTACCGAAAATAAAGTATGTATTTTTTAACACAGGATTAGAAATGAGGGCAACAAAAGACCATGTGAGGGCAACTGCAGAAAAATACAGTATCGAAATCGAAGAATGTAGACCGAAAGTGAATATCGTACAGGCATCCAGAAAATATGGGATTCCGTTTGTTTCAAAGATTATGTCTGCTGGGCTTGAGGGATGGCAGAAAAAAGAAATCCCGCTGTCGATTGCAGACGAGTTTGAAAAGGCAGAAGATAAAGCTGCAAAGCGCAAAGAGTTAAAAGAGCGGTATCCGAAGTGCGAAAGCGTAATCAATTTTCTGTGCTGCTGCAATTCTGCCGGAGAGCCAAGACCAAATATACAGCTTGTTATCAACTCATCAAAATATATGCGAGATTTTATCAGTGAGTACCCACCGGATTTTAAAATCAGCGCAAAGTGCTGTGATTATTGTAAAAAACAAGTGGCTCATAGGGTACAGAAAAATTATGACATGATTATCACTGGGGAAAGAAGAGATGAAGGCGGTATGCGTTCCGTGCCCCGTAAAGATAGTACATCAATGTGTTTTACTGAAACCAGTAGCGGTCAACACAGGCTTAGACCATTGTATTACGTCACAGATGCAGATAAGGACTGGTATAAGGATTTTTACGGCATTAAATATTCTGATGCGTACGAAGTGTATGGTCTGACCAGAACAGGATGTTGCGGTTGTCCGATATCTTACAAGGCTGTCGAAGACTTGGAAAAAATACGTCAGTATGAGCCGAATGTAGTAAAAGCTGCATACAATATCTTCGGGAAAAGTTACGAGTACAGGAAAAGCTATAACGATTACAAGGAAAACCGAAGAAAAGCCGAGAAGGAAGCGAAAAATCGGATGGAAGACCAAAATGTAGAAGGGCAGATGAGTCTTGCAGATATACCGGAGTATCTGTGGTGTCGTGATGTAAATGACTAA
- a CDS encoding phage portal protein, which produces MSNKIQQYLRDHKYNTAPDETYSHIDEWLEWYQGDVEKFHRYKVYNGVVTTENKRYSMGMAKKLCEDWANLILNEKVSIKAGDYEKRLNEILEANNFRVRGNQLLEMMFALGTGAFVEYRDASDNVIIDYIRADMIYPLSWDNGDITECAFGTTRVIDGKENIYLQIHRLGREEDVENPELYYIENRYIEADSGKEIEPPEEIEPLVQTGYEKPLFQIITPNICNNIDLDSPLGISIYANCISQLKGCDLIYDSYVNEFILGRKRILVPISAAKMQMQKEGITAPVFDASDSVYYQMPGDRQEDLKLTEVDMAIRAQEHELGMQRSLDILSLKAGMGTGRFQFNSTGVKTATEVISDKSDLYQNLQRNEIPVKSALISMIKAVAFLDFGKEIDPTVDFDDSIIEDSNTTIDRNIKLIQAGLRSKLTAIMEIDKCSEMDAKKELERIAEDSQITGQDVDWTKGDQDESEQEKGDAGESEKEKEEKTDDSQGREKTGPANKK; this is translated from the coding sequence ATGAGCAATAAAATTCAGCAGTATTTACGGGATCACAAATACAATACGGCTCCTGATGAGACATACAGCCATATTGATGAATGGCTGGAGTGGTATCAGGGTGATGTAGAGAAATTCCATAGATACAAAGTCTATAATGGTGTTGTGACCACAGAAAATAAGCGTTACAGCATGGGCATGGCGAAGAAACTCTGTGAAGATTGGGCAAACCTGATCCTGAATGAAAAGGTTTCTATCAAGGCAGGAGATTACGAGAAACGATTGAATGAGATACTCGAAGCGAACAACTTCCGTGTCCGAGGGAACCAGTTGCTCGAAATGATGTTTGCTTTGGGAACAGGAGCCTTTGTGGAATATCGTGATGCTTCAGATAATGTCATAATTGACTATATCCGCGCCGATATGATTTATCCACTGTCCTGGGATAATGGAGATATCACGGAATGCGCTTTCGGAACGACCCGTGTGATTGACGGAAAAGAGAATATCTATCTGCAGATACACCGCCTTGGTAGGGAAGAGGATGTAGAGAATCCTGAATTGTACTACATAGAGAACAGATATATAGAAGCTGATTCTGGGAAAGAGATTGAACCACCGGAGGAGATAGAGCCTTTGGTGCAGACAGGTTATGAGAAGCCTCTTTTTCAAATTATAACACCGAATATCTGCAATAACATAGACCTGGACAGCCCGCTTGGCATATCGATATATGCAAATTGTATATCACAGCTTAAAGGCTGCGACTTGATTTATGATTCCTATGTCAATGAGTTTATACTTGGACGCAAAAGGATTTTGGTCCCTATATCAGCGGCTAAGATGCAGATGCAGAAAGAGGGTATTACGGCGCCTGTATTTGATGCTTCTGATTCTGTGTATTACCAGATGCCGGGGGATCGGCAGGAAGACCTGAAGCTCACAGAAGTAGATATGGCTATCAGGGCCCAGGAGCATGAGCTGGGTATGCAGCGCAGTCTTGACATTCTAAGCCTGAAAGCAGGTATGGGTACTGGGAGATTCCAGTTTAATTCGACAGGAGTGAAGACGGCCACTGAAGTGATATCTGATAAATCAGATTTGTATCAGAACCTGCAGCGGAATGAAATTCCGGTAAAGTCTGCGCTGATCAGTATGATCAAGGCCGTGGCATTCCTGGATTTCGGAAAAGAGATTGATCCCACGGTGGATTTTGACGATTCCATAATTGAAGACAGCAATACTACTATTGATCGTAATATTAAGCTGATTCAGGCAGGTTTGCGGTCAAAGCTCACGGCAATCATGGAGATTGACAAATGCTCTGAGATGGATGCAAAAAAAGAGCTGGAGCGAATCGCAGAGGATAGTCAGATTACTGGACAGGATGTGGACTGGACGAAGGGGGATCAGGATGAATCGGAACAGGAGAAGGGTGACGCCGGAGAAAGTGAGAAGGAAAAAGAGGAGAAAACCGATGATAGTCAGGGTCGTGAAAAAACTGGTCCGGCTAATAAGAAGTAA
- a CDS encoding phage major capsid protein gives MHNKRILDLQLFAGHEAQERYSSLVLAKLRKTAIFVGLFNRRYEGTPTAGAVKIPVRDTEVKVGNYDKAAGGDLDTGSTTYKTLPIDKDKYVNELIDGYDAASVPDNLVADRLDSAGYAMGISLDSELINLLVTTGTASANTTELTKETIYESVVDEVAALKKKGLTVAEMWLAVTNETYATLLKSPEFIKASDLGDSVVQNGRVGRIAGLNVYETNNIPDDSNVEYVIGNNVFCHFVDEWKTNVGINDLKDGKHIGASAVQGRRVYGDMVSRPETVTVKKKA, from the coding sequence ATGCATAATAAAAGAATTTTGGACCTGCAGTTGTTTGCAGGGCATGAAGCACAGGAACGCTATTCTAGCCTGGTGCTTGCAAAGCTGAGAAAGACAGCAATCTTTGTCGGCCTGTTTAATCGCAGGTATGAGGGTACACCGACTGCCGGTGCGGTAAAGATTCCGGTAAGGGATACTGAGGTAAAGGTCGGCAACTACGATAAAGCTGCTGGCGGGGATCTGGATACCGGATCCACGACCTATAAAACATTGCCGATCGATAAAGATAAATATGTGAATGAGCTGATTGACGGTTATGATGCTGCATCCGTACCGGATAACCTGGTGGCGGATCGGCTTGATTCCGCAGGTTACGCAATGGGTATCTCTCTGGATTCAGAACTTATCAATCTGCTGGTGACAACCGGGACCGCATCTGCGAATACCACTGAACTTACGAAAGAAACCATCTATGAATCTGTCGTTGATGAGGTTGCAGCACTCAAAAAGAAAGGACTGACAGTTGCGGAAATGTGGCTGGCAGTAACAAATGAGACTTATGCCACACTCTTGAAATCCCCGGAATTCATCAAAGCATCTGATCTCGGTGATTCTGTGGTCCAGAACGGGCGCGTGGGCCGGATTGCCGGTCTGAATGTATATGAGACCAACAACATCCCGGATGACTCGAACGTGGAGTACGTGATCGGCAACAATGTATTCTGCCATTTTGTTGATGAATGGAAGACAAATGTTGGAATCAATGACCTGAAGGATGGTAAACACATCGGGGCATCTGCCGTACAGGGGCGCCGTGTCTATGGTGATATGGTATCACGCCCGGAGACTGTGACTGTCAAAAAGAAAGCGTGA
- a CDS encoding Gp15 family bacteriophage protein: MSFITERPKEIVFYKGKKYRINPAFDVILDIQKLYREDTLSAEDKLETALLMLGLSKMRLLSVSMKDKAGLLDAIYVQSVNVKQRPQTKPRQPVLDFDEDAEYIYASFMLDYGIDLVKQQGRLSWRAFIYLFQGLSSKSKIKEVMRIRDMDIPQPTKHNQKEIQNIIELKSYYALPVHGGGGQDGLNRLFDILESLAVNGGGR; this comes from the coding sequence ATGAGCTTTATCACGGAACGACCAAAAGAGATTGTCTTTTATAAAGGTAAAAAGTACAGAATTAATCCTGCCTTTGACGTGATTTTGGATATCCAGAAACTTTATCGGGAAGATACCCTCTCCGCTGAGGACAAGCTGGAAACAGCTCTGCTGATGTTGGGACTATCCAAAATGCGCTTATTATCGGTTTCTATGAAGGACAAGGCAGGTCTTTTGGACGCAATCTATGTGCAAAGTGTGAATGTAAAGCAGCGTCCACAGACAAAGCCCAGGCAGCCGGTTCTGGATTTTGATGAGGACGCAGAGTATATTTATGCGTCTTTTATGCTCGATTATGGTATTGACTTGGTTAAACAACAAGGGCGCCTGTCATGGAGAGCATTCATTTATCTGTTTCAGGGGCTTAGCAGCAAGTCAAAAATTAAAGAGGTCATGCGGATTCGTGATATGGATATTCCGCAACCGACAAAACATAATCAAAAAGAAATACAAAATATCATAGAGCTGAAATCTTACTATGCGTTGCCTGTACATGGCGGAGGAGGGCAGGATGGATTGAACCGGCTTTTTGATATACTGGAAAGTCTCGCTGTGAATGGAGGTGGACGATAG
- a CDS encoding PBSX family phage terminase large subunit, with amino-acid sequence MPKKQKKPAKFKFLPFSDQQKRLMHWWRPGLRSAENDFITADGAIRSGKTIACIIGFLTWSQEMFSGESFILAGKTMGALKKNVIRPMLQILEAWGWPYTYIRSGTDARVEIGTNAYYLYGANTEAAQDALQGLTAAGAYLDEAALFPQSFVDQAIGRCSVSGAKIWMNCNPEGPHHYIREEFLLKVKEKRVYHLHFMMTDNLSLSPKVIERYKRAWVHGSVFYKRFILGLWVAADGLIYQQFADHVQDYLVGPDWLKDNQIMYAVIGVDFGGTKSAHSFTLTGFTKGFKQVVVLDEYYRKKRINPKQLQDDFIDFVRRARMKYKVYEAYCDSAEQSLIAGLESACIQAHVAIDIKNAIKGPINDRIAFYNSLIAQGRWKVMKHCTHTIEAFEQAVYDDKKPHQDVRLDDGLMNVDSLDSTEYSTESIQDEILYIVA; translated from the coding sequence ATGCCGAAGAAGCAGAAGAAACCGGCGAAGTTTAAGTTCTTGCCTTTCTCTGACCAGCAAAAGCGACTCATGCATTGGTGGCGGCCGGGACTCCGGTCGGCGGAGAATGATTTCATCACAGCGGATGGCGCTATCAGGTCAGGCAAAACGATAGCTTGTATTATTGGTTTTCTCACCTGGTCGCAGGAGATGTTTTCAGGGGAATCCTTTATTCTGGCAGGAAAGACGATGGGCGCATTAAAGAAAAATGTCATTCGCCCTATGCTGCAGATATTGGAAGCGTGGGGATGGCCTTACACATATATCCGTTCTGGGACTGATGCCAGGGTGGAGATTGGTACCAATGCGTATTATCTTTATGGAGCCAATACAGAGGCAGCACAGGATGCACTGCAGGGTTTGACTGCTGCAGGTGCTTACCTGGATGAGGCGGCACTCTTCCCACAGAGTTTCGTTGACCAGGCTATAGGCCGGTGTTCGGTGTCCGGGGCAAAAATATGGATGAACTGCAACCCAGAGGGACCGCACCACTATATCCGTGAAGAGTTTCTTTTGAAAGTGAAAGAGAAGCGAGTGTACCATCTGCACTTTATGATGACGGATAATCTTTCTCTTTCACCGAAAGTCATTGAGCGATACAAGCGAGCCTGGGTACATGGCAGCGTATTCTATAAGCGGTTTATCCTGGGGTTATGGGTGGCCGCAGACGGCTTGATATATCAGCAGTTTGCGGATCACGTGCAGGATTATCTCGTGGGACCGGACTGGTTAAAAGACAATCAAATCATGTATGCAGTAATCGGGGTCGATTTCGGTGGTACGAAGTCGGCCCATTCTTTTACTCTGACCGGATTCACAAAAGGATTCAAGCAAGTGGTTGTCCTAGACGAGTATTACCGCAAGAAGCGTATCAACCCAAAACAGCTCCAGGATGATTTTATTGATTTCGTCCGGAGAGCAAGGATGAAATACAAAGTCTATGAGGCTTACTGTGACAGTGCAGAGCAGTCACTGATTGCAGGTCTGGAATCTGCCTGCATACAGGCGCATGTGGCAATAGACATCAAGAATGCAATTAAAGGACCAATCAATGACCGGATCGCTTTCTACAACAGCCTGATTGCACAGGGGCGCTGGAAGGTCATGAAACACTGCACACACACCATTGAGGCGTTTGAACAGGCCGTATACGACGATAAAAAACCACATCAGGATGTGCGCTTAGATGATGGACTTATGAATGTAGACAGCCTGGACAGCACGGAATACAGCACAGAGAGCATTCAGGACGAAATCTTATATATAGTGGCATAG
- a CDS encoding phage minor capsid protein, translated as MTLLENQRAADIPAGMFQDLEEQLMANIIRHCKDYNEPIASDEWLMRKLAEIGKLNQENIKIIAKSTGVSQTAMEWMLNEMAEKVLAEIEPGMRQLVRRGLVGEAVPAPKSKNVKQVLTTMQGQAKDTLNLCNTTMLYKARDAYKKLVGNIASTADEIADKQQKLDILNKHATSAVIGAESRQQALRKCIREFNYKGIPAFVDRRGREWTPEAYINMAMRSTSNTMAAEIQMARADDYGLDLVEVDSHSGARPKCARDQGKIFDRANKSTKYPHWKTSSYGEPDGLLGINCGHHIFPYMEGVSIRRYFPMEDLGANDKLYRETQVQRALERGVRKQKRECMLYDEIGDKEAFEQAAVKLKRKEAELRSYVSGNNKLHRRKDREQVVGFDKSISARAIAADKASKKKYAQSHMDSAALYNQDKNAIIKTERFTKREDADKLLRPETEKVWPKLTAHEKKSAYKYTEGSGGFNRPLRGYAGSWDKFVGIGKVPLNNEHCESYISGLKSAIDKAALPKDMWLYRGSDKQSLAGLLGIEKDKIMPSKVDTLNRKFSGQPIYDPAFFSTGVAADAGFNDSIAYEILAPKGTKGIYAEPFSAFGDTNSSGTWDGKQKGSSVGSEAEFILQAGTRFIVKEIKNVSGKVTVVLEVLP; from the coding sequence ATGACTCTGCTGGAGAATCAGAGAGCCGCAGACATACCTGCAGGCATGTTTCAGGATTTGGAAGAGCAGCTTATGGCAAATATCATCCGTCACTGTAAAGATTATAATGAACCTATTGCATCAGACGAGTGGCTTATGCGGAAGCTGGCTGAGATAGGGAAACTGAATCAGGAAAATATCAAGATCATAGCAAAATCTACAGGGGTGTCACAAACAGCAATGGAATGGATGCTGAATGAAATGGCTGAGAAAGTCTTGGCCGAAATAGAACCTGGTATGAGACAGCTTGTGCGTCGTGGTCTGGTGGGAGAAGCAGTGCCTGCCCCAAAGAGCAAGAATGTAAAACAGGTGTTAACTACCATGCAGGGTCAGGCAAAAGATACGCTGAACCTCTGTAATACAACCATGCTTTATAAAGCAAGGGATGCTTATAAGAAACTGGTAGGCAATATAGCATCAACGGCTGATGAGATAGCTGATAAACAGCAGAAGCTTGATATCCTGAACAAACATGCAACCTCTGCTGTGATCGGCGCAGAATCCCGTCAGCAGGCGCTTAGGAAGTGTATCCGGGAGTTTAATTACAAGGGGATACCTGCTTTCGTTGACAGACGTGGCCGCGAGTGGACACCGGAGGCCTATATCAATATGGCAATGCGGTCCACGAGTAACACAATGGCGGCAGAGATTCAGATGGCCCGGGCAGATGATTACGGACTTGATCTGGTTGAAGTGGATAGTCACTCTGGCGCCCGGCCGAAATGTGCCAGGGACCAGGGAAAAATATTCGACCGGGCTAATAAGTCTACAAAATATCCGCATTGGAAGACTTCCAGTTATGGGGAACCCGATGGCCTGCTTGGGATCAATTGCGGACATCATATCTTCCCATACATGGAAGGGGTATCGATCAGGCGGTATTTTCCAATGGAAGACCTGGGCGCCAATGATAAATTGTACCGAGAGACGCAGGTGCAACGGGCGCTTGAGCGTGGGGTACGAAAGCAGAAACGGGAGTGTATGCTGTATGATGAGATTGGCGATAAAGAAGCTTTTGAGCAGGCCGCCGTAAAGTTAAAGAGAAAAGAAGCGGAGCTGAGATCGTATGTTTCTGGAAATAATAAGCTTCATCGTAGGAAAGACCGGGAACAGGTTGTCGGTTTTGATAAAAGCATCAGTGCGCGTGCGATCGCAGCGGACAAGGCGTCGAAAAAGAAATATGCACAAAGTCATATGGATTCCGCCGCCTTGTATAATCAGGATAAGAATGCTATAATAAAAACAGAAAGGTTTACAAAGCGTGAAGATGCTGATAAGCTGCTCCGGCCGGAAACTGAAAAGGTATGGCCTAAGCTGACGGCGCATGAGAAAAAATCTGCATATAAATATACAGAAGGATCCGGAGGATTTAACAGACCGCTGCGTGGTTACGCAGGTAGTTGGGACAAGTTTGTTGGGATTGGCAAAGTACCTCTGAATAATGAGCATTGCGAGAGTTATATCAGCGGCCTGAAATCAGCTATCGACAAAGCAGCATTACCAAAAGACATGTGGTTATACCGTGGTTCTGACAAACAATCTCTTGCGGGGCTGCTGGGGATTGAGAAAGATAAAATTATGCCATCAAAAGTAGACACGCTGAATCGGAAGTTCTCAGGACAACCGATCTATGATCCGGCTTTCTTCAGCACGGGCGTGGCGGCGGATGCGGGTTTCAACGATAGCATTGCATACGAAATTTTAGCGCCCAAAGGGACAAAGGGGATCTATGCGGAGCCATTTAGTGCATTTGGAGACACAAACAGTTCGGGCACCTGGGATGGAAAACAAAAAGGTTCCAGTGTGGGAAGTGAAGCTGAGTTTATCCTTCAGGCAGGAACGCGTTTTATTGTGAAAGAGATTAAGAATGTTTCTGGAAAAGTAACTGTCGTTCTGGAAGTATTACCATAG
- a CDS encoding putative minor capsid protein, whose protein sequence is MIAIRAIPKKLLIHAVTHAIEGEEDRWGNTELVGEQMLTHVRLEPSSKVVRDKSGAEIQLAATLFYDCRNSRPQGITFAVNDIIIFNTQKLRVMLAEPLYDGEKLHHYELGLISYA, encoded by the coding sequence GTGATTGCTATTAGGGCGATACCTAAAAAACTGCTTATTCACGCGGTAACGCACGCCATAGAGGGAGAAGAAGACCGCTGGGGAAACACGGAATTGGTAGGTGAGCAGATGCTCACACATGTGCGTCTGGAACCGTCCAGTAAGGTTGTGCGGGATAAGAGTGGTGCTGAGATCCAGCTTGCAGCCACACTTTTTTATGACTGTCGGAACAGTCGACCTCAAGGAATAACTTTTGCAGTGAATGACATTATCATTTTTAACACGCAGAAACTCCGTGTCATGTTGGCAGAACCTCTCTATGATGGTGAAAAGTTGCACCATTACGAACTGGGGCTGATTTCCTATGCCTAA
- a CDS encoding minor capsid protein, producing MPKISTRVTFNKMSAMARIRAAANDGLTIMAQQALKDTTQHVPKDQGTLQSSGLANSDFQARDLKYEMRWSEPYAQYLWHGEVMYGNPTARTYGPEKITFTSALARMEWAKYAKEVYGKDWKKVYQAAMRRRLRQ from the coding sequence ATGCCTAAAATAAGTACCAGGGTGACTTTTAACAAAATGTCTGCAATGGCGAGGATCCGGGCGGCTGCGAATGACGGACTTACAATCATGGCGCAACAGGCGCTGAAAGACACTACGCAGCATGTTCCGAAAGATCAGGGCACTCTACAGAGTAGCGGGCTTGCAAACAGTGATTTTCAGGCGCGGGATTTGAAATATGAGATGCGGTGGTCAGAACCATACGCGCAGTATCTGTGGCATGGTGAGGTTATGTATGGGAATCCAACGGCCCGCACTTATGGACCTGAAAAAATAACTTTTACGTCGGCACTGGCCCGAATGGAATGGGCAAAATACGCAAAAGAAGTGTACGGAAAGGACTGGAAGAAAGTATATCAGGCAGCAATGCGAAGGAGGCTGAGGCAGTGA
- a CDS encoding ribosomal-processing cysteine protease Prp, with translation MIMIKVTKDGITVEGHAGFGPPGCDIVCAAVSALLQTTAKSINDLTADRAECLFESGKGTVKYRNLSEQGQLLVDSFFIGSCAIAEAYKDYVRIA, from the coding sequence ATGATCATGATCAAAGTAACAAAGGATGGGATTACGGTGGAGGGTCATGCGGGCTTCGGGCCGCCCGGCTGTGATATCGTGTGTGCTGCGGTGTCTGCCCTTTTGCAGACCACGGCAAAGTCTATAAATGATTTGACTGCAGACCGTGCAGAGTGTCTGTTTGAGTCAGGAAAAGGAACAGTGAAATACAGGAATTTATCAGAACAGGGACAGCTTCTGGTGGATTCTTTTTTTATTGGTAGCTGCGCAATTGCAGAAGCTTATAAAGATTACGTACGGATTGCCTGA
- a CDS encoding helix-turn-helix domain-containing protein codes for MPSGKPISMEIKQQVCRMVEQGFTNRKIAASVGVCEATVSRLRRRMPMEAKNNSIKQEEWEKWDELTRPYWKDLWEKWDQGIRDFNIRVMSCAKERERLRQSQRQKESAEKANQYQKLIQQIGGKDD; via the coding sequence TTGCCGAGTGGAAAACCGATATCCATGGAGATAAAACAGCAGGTCTGCCGTATGGTGGAACAGGGATTTACGAATCGGAAGATTGCAGCAAGCGTTGGGGTCTGTGAAGCGACAGTCAGCAGGCTGCGCAGGCGGATGCCCATGGAGGCGAAAAACAACTCCATTAAACAAGAGGAATGGGAGAAGTGGGACGAACTTACCCGGCCATACTGGAAGGACCTCTGGGAGAAATGGGATCAGGGGATCCGGGATTTTAACATACGGGTTATGTCCTGTGCGAAAGAGCGGGAACGGCTGCGGCAGTCACAGAGGCAGAAAGAATCTGCGGAGAAAGCCAACCAATACCAGAAGCTCATACAGCAGATCGGAGGGAAAGATGATTGA